The Peromyscus maniculatus bairdii isolate BWxNUB_F1_BW_parent chromosome 14, HU_Pman_BW_mat_3.1, whole genome shotgun sequence genomic interval AAACCTCTGGGCCAATGAATTTCCAAACCTTTGGCATCTGTTGTATCTGTAAGATTTAcctttatgtgtatacatgtgttccAGTAACTGGCTTTTTCGAAGAAATTTATGACCACAGATGGTacaactgatttttctttttcttgaaaaagaaaaattacagtttaATTCTACTGGCTCGGTGTCTTTGGAGATCAAAGACACTTGACTGATCTGTAAAGGCTCGGCAGTACCCCGGCTCGAGTGctcaggcggcggcggcggctgctgctgctgctgctcattcTCCTTGACGACGAAGGAGCTAAGCCTCCGGCATTCAAGAGCCTCACTGCTGTCACCAAGTGGATGCACTTCACCAAGGTCATTACTTTCCAGAATGGAAGCAGGGACACCAAATGGGAGAGACCCAGATACATGCGTGTGGAGGTGCTGTCTCAGGCTACTGCGAGATTCGAAACGTTCCCCACAGTAATGGCACAAGTGGACTCTGATACTGTTTTCTGTAAAAGAGGGGCCAGTCACTTCTGAGGAGGACGAGGAGTGGCCCTGGGAGATCCCGGACTCCGGATCACATCTCTCCTGTTTGATGGACACTGGGGGCTTCTGGTGCTCCTCCAAGGCCTGGGCAGCAGGATGGGCCCTCTGCTGCTCTGCACTTCCGTCATCTAGGCCAATCGCCAGAGAGAGCTGCAGCTGGGGGTGGTCACTCTGGACAGCAGCTCTGTTTCCACTGCCGCTGGGAGGAGTCTCTTTgatctccagcccttgtttgaCAGCTGGCTTCTGGGTTGTGGAAATCTGAATACCGTACAGATTTGAGGTCTGCACAGTCTCTGGAGAGAACACTTGATTCATTTCAGTTGCAATGTGGGAAAGGTAGTCAGCATGGAGAAATCGGATCCCTTCCTCCAAACGACTATGATCCACAATCTGTTTTGGCCCTTTTCCTGTGTACATAATATGTAACAAGTAGCTGAATATATCGGGCTGGATGTCAGTTGGTTGTATTTTTATGCattcactgttaaaaaaaaaacccacacaaaatgaaacacaaccTAGATGGCCTTTTGGTTTCTAGCAATCTTAGGTTAAAACAAATTCTTCCTCAGATGTTTAAATCTGGCAATCTGCCTTGATGAAATACAATAGCAAAAAATCAGTCTCTGATTTTAACTACTTTTATGGGCCACTCACAAACCTTTGTGCATCCAATCTACTGCCTAGCaccaggacacacagacagatattCAGATTAGTTCAACATTAAGAAATGCCATCTATTATTCTAAGTGACAGAGGATAGAAAAACCAGTGACTAGAATAGGTGCTTGCTTTTATATTGAACATATAACTCAAGGAACTAAACACAGAAACTCAAAAGGATACCTAAGTGCTGGTGTTCACTGCAGAACTATGTACAGTAGCTAAAAGCTGGAAACAACTAAATATCCATTAAAAGAggaatagagccaggtgtggtggtacaacctttatcccaacacttgaaaggcaaagacaggcttgagtttgaggctggcctgatcTAAGtcgggagttccagaacagctaaagcggtctcaaaaaagaatgaataaacaaaatgggGCTGTAAATACACTGCTATGTTACTCTACCATAAAAAACAATGAAGTTCTGGTGTGTGTTATAACAAGGCTGGACTCTAGAAAACATGCTAAGTAAAAAAGCCAGACAAAAAAGTCCAAAAATTGTATGGTGCCATGTCCATGAAATAGTTAAAACAAAGCTgggtacagtggcacatgccttcaatcccagcactcacctaGAGCCAGGGATACAAAAAGAAGCcctgtttcaacaaaacaaacaaacaaacaagaaatactgaagacaaacacatttaaagagacagaactgggctggagaaatggctcagtggtaaaaaacaacaacaaaaacaaacaaacaaacaaacaaacccaacacttgctgttcttccagaagacctagttttatccccaggacccacatgtggctcacaattgtctgtaactccagttcctggggacccaatgccctcttctggcttagtgggcatcaggcatgcaagtggaacacagacatacatgcaggccaagcCCCCATATACAAGGGGCAGGGCAGAGACATGCGGGGTGGGGAAAACCTACAGTTAGACAAGGGGTAGTTATAGGTGGCGGAGGGAGAATGGAAAGCTACTGCTTAATAGGTACAATGTCTCTGTTGAGGGTGTGAGAGGGTTTTGGAAACAAAGATAGTTGCAGGTATAACATTCTGAATGTAATTACTGCCATTAAGTTGGATGGTTTGAAACTGTTAAttataatgagaccctatctcagaaaccaaagccagggggctggagagatggctcagtggttaagagcatttactgttctggcttcagtttccagcacccatatagcaaCTCacagcatgcaggcaaagcaatcacacacataaacaaacaaaacggcAATCAAACgaccaaaagcaaaccaaaccaaacaaaaatattcacGTTTTTAAAGGAATCTAGTGAAATTATTAACATCTAAAATGTAAATGGTGCTAAGTTTATTCGGCTTCTAAATCTTTAAATCACAAATGAATACAGGTATAAATTTTGAAAAGCATTATAGTAATTTCAAACACAATTTGGTTACTAGATAGAATAACAGAGTAAATCTCTGTAAAACTGGAGTAGAAACAGCCAAAGGACAATaatgcccctgaagaaacagtgGACAGCATCAATGGACTCAGTTTCCCTGAGCAGAAGTCTGTTCTCCGAGTCAGAATGCCTGGGATTCAGCATACTGCACTCTAGTCCCTCTAGTCCTAGACTTTGGGATCCTTGCTGCCTTCCTCAGGTTTTACTCTCTTTGCTCGGCGCTGTCTGCTCACTGGCATGTTCTGTGACAAGCATTTTTGGGGGTATGCATTCAGAATTCCGTTACCTGGAGGAGTTTAGCTGCTCAATACAAACACAACCCAGGGCAGGCCTCACTTTCACAATGCCTATGTTTGGATAGCACCTAGCTCACAACAGGGGCTTTAGAAGCTCACAGCTTCTAAACTCACAAGTCACAATCCAGAAGCTGAGGGGACATAGCATTTGTAATGCGGTGAATGTAATCTACAGTGTCACGTCAGAGACAAAACTTCTCTAGCAGAAAAGACttcccactgcctggctggctggcattcCAACCCCATCTTTGTACTGTGCTACTTTCTAGCCACCTCATCTACTCTGTTGTCTGGGGGACCAAGTCCACTTCATACCTATAATGTTTTTATAGcacttttgtttcatttggagttttttttttttttttggtttttcgagacagggtttctctgtgtagctttgcgcctttcctggagctcacttggtagcccaggctggcctcgaactcacagagatccgcctggctctgcctcccgagtgctgggattaaaggcgtgcgccaccaccgcccagcccttcATTTggagtttttttgagacagggtcttactatgtagcccaggcctgaCCCTTGCAATATAGCCCACAgtaatcctcctgactctgttccTCGAGTGTTGGGACTACAAGCATTGGCTAGTAAACCCTGATCCATGCCATTGCCCCTCTGACTGCAGTACACCTCCTCACATTCCTCTGCAACACCTGAAGGACTCCTGATTTTTCAGACTTGTAAACTCTGTTTCAAACTTCTCCAAACAGGTCTGTGAGAACTCTTCTACTTTGAATACACTCTGACGTTACCACCACATTAATAACAGCAAAGCTCTGTTCctaacatttttgttttccaagacagggtttctctgtgtagccctggctgtcctggaactccctctgtagaccaggctggcctccaacttggagatctgcctgcctctgcctcctgagtgctgggattaaaggcctctgccaccacacctggctgttctAGGCACCTTAATGTTACTAATCCATTTAATCTCTCAGTACCCCAAGGAGAGTATACTGTTCTGGCATTTAACAGCTAAGAAAGCCGAGTGCTAGGGTGTGAATCTGAACCGTCCTCTGAAAGGCCCTTGTCACAGACTTGGCAGCCAGCGGATGGGCTCTGAGGAAGTGACTGAGTCATGAGGACTCGGGCTTCATCAGTGGATCAGTCCACTCACGAGTCACTGTGACGGCATTACTGGCGGGTGGACGAGGACTATTCGCCTCGTCCCTGACCTGTCTGCACGGCTCCTGCTGTCTTCCTGCCTAGTATGGATGGGCAGCTTTTCTGTCATGCCCTTCCTCCATGGTATCTCTGCCTTCCTCGTCTTAAAAGCAAAGCAGAGTCAGCCACAGTGGACTAAAGCCTGAGGCTGCAGAGACTGCAGCCCAAACAATCCTTGtcacattttgtcacagcaatgaaaagtgACTAACACAGAGAGGTCAAattatttgctttatatttaatTCTCTATCAGACTATCGATTTCCTGAAGACATTGAAATTACTATGGTCTAGCTCAATCTCTTAGCATATGTacttaggaaatatttaaatgactgaacaattaaataaaaattatgtaattaagGTTTGACACCTCAATTTCATGTAAggtcctttaaaaacaaacaaaacaacaacacaacaattATACACGGAACCAAGTCTGGGGGCTCGGCCTATAGGCCCAGCtacctcaggaggctgaggcaggaggaccttagtgagaccccatctcaaaacttataaacaaacaaacaaataaataaatacgggGTGTTCTAGGATGGACTAAAGCCAGACTAAAATTAGTCTTTTCCCAGAGCTAAGAATTTGAATTCCCATGTtacctaaattttaaaaatgcaaaagaattaaaggcaacaaaacaaaccaaacacgaGAAAAGCAGTGACCTCTGACTGGTGGTGTGGAACATGTGATGGTACAATGTGGTACCGCAACATTGCTACACTAGCCATCAATAACCTGGCGCTTCAGACAGCTCCATCGGAGCCCAGCTCATCAGCTGTTTACTCCTGCATGGACCAGTCAGTAGCTCAGGCTCCCAAGACCCGGACACCAGTGGAATTTACATGATTGAATTGGGTACCGGTTAAACCTTTTTTGGTGGTGatgtttcttcaagacagggtctcactaggtagccttggctggcctggaactcactctgtagacaaggaggcctcaaactctgagatccatttgcctttccctcccaagcagtatgattaaagatgtgcaccaccacacctggctgggcTGTCTTAATCAATTTTAGTTATACTTGTTGCCATTGATATGTTCTACCATAAATACTATGTACTGAGGTTAATTACtcatatacaaaaaattaattaaaattttgtattaGGATAACCCCATAACAATCCCTTAAATGATTTTATAGTAAGACATATATATACCACGATATTAGAAATTCTTCCATCTACAAGAGCACATTCTTACCTTGTTTGGTGAATAAATATCATCTTGAAATAGTTGGAAAAAGCAGCAAGCACTGCTCGGTGGGCTTTGAAGTAAACATCTCCAATAGCAACCGTGCAGTCGCACAGAAATCCAAACTCTCGCTGCATGTTCAGCTGCTGCAGAAGAACAAGGCTGTGGCTGGCAGTATCCATTGTGGCTCTGAGAAAATCAACACAAGTATGTATGCTTTGGGTGTACAGATGTGTCTGTCCATAGAtaaatatgtgtacacacacacacacacactgtatacagtgttttgcctgcataccagaagagggcaacagatctcattacagatggttgtgagtcaccgtgtggctgctgggaactgaactcaggacctctagaaagactcttcaccgctgagccatctctccaggcaggCCCCTAAGGCCTAATTTGAAATGAAGATACTCACCACTGTTAACTTCACCCCTATCTAACATTAAAGACTTCCATTATGAAGCTGACAGAAACTCTACTGAAGAGTAAgacaggtcatttttttttttaacccaagtAAGAAGGTAGCTTTGTATGAGTGATACATGAGTAAAAGAAATGCTCATCCCTTTCTATGTAATCACGtttcttttctgtgtatatgtacttGATCagacctagggccttgcacatgctaggcaagccccaCCCTACTTTCCTCATGGTTCTGGAGATGAGCCTAGGACCTCATCTACACCAGGTGAACAATCCACTACTGAATTCCACCCCATCTTGtgatccttccttctttctccctctctctttccttttcggtttctggagatagggtttctctgtgtagctctggctgtcctggaactcttttgtagaccaagctggcctcaaaacttacagatctgcctgactctgcctccggagtgctgggattaaaggcatgtgccaccaatgcccagcatgATCATATTTCTAATGATGTTTCCTCATTGGAGAGATGGAAATGAGATACTGATGTGTGGCTCAGAGTTAGAGGAGGTAAGTGAAAATTGGGTTGTAATAGACACTATTACTCAAATATTACTTGTAAGTGGGAATAACAGGGCATCCTACCTGGCTGCAAGCCTAACCTATCTCTCTAGCCTAATGGGCATCCATCCTACCTGGACTAGAACTCTGTTTTCTTTGGAGATCCTCTGACATTCAGGAGATACTGGCCTGCTGGCTGTCATAAAATGTGTGGAACTTAGCCATACCCCAGTTTATATGGGGCCTGGGAGCTCATGACAAAGAACCTATAACCTGATCTCATCTCAGCTAGACTCAGATATACCTGGATGCAGATTCTCCATGGTAAGAAAATGGAGATACAGCAAATGAGCCTCAAGGGAAAAATGCATGAGAATGTGCAAGCCGGTTCTGGCCAAGACAGACTGTGTGACCGTGAGCAGCAAGGACACAGCCGAGTTAGTTTCAGGCAGACTGTatttcacccccaccccacccatgctATGCCAACAGCCCTGGTGCCATGTaccactcatgtacacacatatgcaaacactaaataaactacaggaaaattttaatatgtggttatgtgtgtttgggtaaaagcatgccacagcacacatgtggagatgaCTGAGAGCTTGCAGAAATGTCATGgttctttaattccagcatgtaGATCcaggggttcaaactcaggttgtcaagaaGCATCCTTactgctaagtcatctcagtTAcaaatgcattattattattattattattattttgtatgggGGCATGCACACCAGGGGTATTCAGGTGAAGGTCAGAGCACAACATAGTAGAATTGGCTCTCtattgtgtgggttccagggctcAAACTCAAGCCATCAGACTTGTATAGCAAGTGCCTTTGtatgctaagccatcttgctggtcatTCCTCATGTcactaacacaaaacaaaactttcagcATCACTGAAATAATTAAACAGAAGCTACAGAACCTTGAGCCTATcctctaaataaaaacaaaactgcaaaTTGTGGGTATTATTCTAAAAGGTTATTTGATCAAAAGTTACTACTTACAATCACCAAATTTGGTTCTAAAACACCACCAATTTACAAGCTTTTTAAAAAGCCCTATATTTGAAGTTTCAGCATACAAAAACTCTttagaatcaataaaatgactccaagTGTAATACTTTAACTCAGatgtaagggggaaaaaaagcttcaCAGAAACTGCTACCAAATTCTTCGATCATAGGCATTTGCaccagttttacacacacacacacacacacacacacacatacacacatatatgtgtgtatatacggTGCATTGGCAATGACTAGCTATTGAGCCATACAGAAATGAGAAATAGCACAAAAAAAGCTGCAATGCAAAGATCTCGTGGTTAATGGGCTAAGTgagttataattttcatttcttcagtaGATActcactgaaacacacacacacacacacacacacacacacacacacacacacactcaaaagcaTGTTTTATATTAGGctacagacagaaaaaaatgacagtcATAAATGTCAAGTCAAGAATACAGGCTAAGCAAGGAGCTAAAACACAGAATAATAATCATATTACAAGAGTGTTAAAAGTGCCACCAGGGCAGCTGGAGATAAGTCCAGAGAACACGGTGAAAGTTAAGATGTTCAAACTGGTCTTACTTCAACAGGCAGACAGATAAAACAGTAACATTACTGGGAGGGGTGTGATACTCTGATATCAGAATTCAACTCAGTCTAGGTGGGGGAAATAACAGGCTGGCTCAGCTCCCTGAGGATACTAAGCACAAGCATACCCCAGCTGCCCTTGAAGCTGCTCCAGCTGTGTGGAAAGGAGCTACGGCGGACACTCCTGGAGGACACCACTGTCAGGTACTCATTCTGCGGCAGGAAGAGCCGAGTACTGAAAGCCTGGCCTCTGAAATCCAATCACTTCAAGAGTTTCAGCTCTGCCACTACGTCTGTGATCCTGACAGGACACTCAACTTCCTGGGCCTCGGTTTCACTTACAGAATATGGATAATGGCAGCATCTTCCTGAGAGTTGTCATGTGAAGACACCCGTAGGCACTCAGGAGACTGGGGCAGAAGGGTCTGGAGTTTAacgccagcctgagctatatggtGAGACCCTCAATGAGGGTGTGTAGGGGGAACAAGAGGCTGAATAAATTTAATAGTGGAACCCATAGTAAGTGTGCAGTAAGTACTAGACCAGCAATTCTCAAcgtgtgggtcgtgacccccttTTTGGGGGTCAACACCCCTTTCCTAGGGTTCGCCTAAGACCACTGGCAAACACAGATacttgcattatgattcataacagcaggaAAACTAGTTATGAAGTAGAGTGAAAATAACTCTATGGCTGGGGCTCACTACAccatgaggcactgtattaaaagctcacagtgttaggaaggttgagaccctcTGGAGCAGACGGATCATCACCAGGTCTGTCGGTCAAGGAGCCAACTAGGAACCACGGAATGGCAGTGAGAATAGAGAGAACCCAAGAGACAGAGCAGCAGACACAGAGCTGACACAGCTTGGCGGCAGACCGGATGCAGTCAACCACAGGCTGTGAGGTAAAGGTGAGTCTCAGAACTCTAGGCCGAGTTACTAGAAGATGTCATTTGCTTCCTCAGAAAACACTTTCAGAGTAACTGCCGTGTTCTTGGTGTTGATAAAAAGGCACAGCACCAGAGCCAGCCGCAGGAACTGGCTTAGTAGAGGTTTCTTAGCCGGCGAGTTCAAAGCGTCTACTCCAGGAAAAGGAAGCAGACCTGTTTGGTTGAGGGGTGGAGACAACTCTCGAAGGAGCAGCGTCAAGAGGGGAGGCCTCTTTGACAAGACTGAAGTTTCTAAATGCGCAtggagctatacagtgagaccaaactgaggaaaaaaaaaaaaaagccttaaaaaGCTCAGCATGAGTCGAGCCGGGTGGCAGAGGCCTGCTGTAATCAAAGCTGCCCTGGATACCAGGACATGGAGGTCACAGGgtgttcaaggcttgcctgggatAGAACATAAACTTAAGGCCAATTTGGGAAACTTAGACCTTCCCTGTGGCAAaatacaaaatcatttttaaaaaggggtCTAGGTAGCGGTAGAGGAcgtacctagcatgcatgagttTCTACGTTCACTCtagtacaaacaaaaaaaagtatgaatCCTTGGAAAAcagacaataaaacaaaatagagacCCAGCGGTGACAGCAGaaactttaaatcccagcacttgggaggcagaggcaggaggacctctgagttcagggctagcctggtctacagagtgagtttcaggacagccagggctgcacagagaaatcctgcctccaaaacaaaccaaagaggAAAACACCGGGACTGAGGGAAGGCAAAGGAGGTGAGGAAGAGAAGCAAGAacctggggagaggagggaacagTGGTGGCCGACCGGGAGAGCATGTGACCGCCCACAAGCGCAGGCAGTGGCCAAGGCAAACTTTCTGATTCAAGAGTAGAGACAAGAGGGAGGCAGTCAGGAGGACTCTGAGCAAGCTGCAGATCTGAGCTCTGGGTGGAAGGCAGGCAGGGCCCAGAGGAGCCTGGAGTTAGCTGGAGGGAGCTCTTTCCAACAGCAGAGATGACTGAGGTTGGAGGGTCTGAGCATTTAGCTCACAATGAAGTTGGGCCAtatgggaagggaagagagaccagAAATACTAATAGAGGATTAGAC includes:
- the Zbtb25 gene encoding zinc finger and BTB domain-containing protein 25 isoform X2; its protein translation is MDTASHSLVLLQQLNMQREFGFLCDCTVAIGDVYFKAHRAVLAAFSNYFKMIFIHQTSECIKIQPTDIQPDIFSYLLHIMYTGKGPKQIVDHSRLEEGIRFLHADYLSHIATEMNQVFSPETVQTSNLYGIQISTTQKPAVKQGLEIKETPPSGSGNRAAVQSDHPQLQLSLAIGLDDGSAEQQRAHPAAQALEEHQKPPVSIKQERCDPESGISQGHSSSSSEVTGPSFTENSIRVHLCHYCGERFESRSSLRQHLHTHVSGSLPFGVPASILESNDLGEVHPLGDSSEALECRRLSSFVVKENEQQQQQPPPPPEHSSRGTAEPLQISQVSLISKDTEPVELNCNFSFSRKRKISCTICGHKFLRKSQLLEHMYTHKGKSYRYNRCQRFGNSLAQRFQQYCDSWPDVPLKSSRLSQEHLDLPCALESELTQGSVDTILVE
- the Zbtb25 gene encoding zinc finger and BTB domain-containing protein 25 isoform X1, yielding MQAKHCIQCVCVCVHIFIYGQTHLYTQSIHTCVDFLRATMDTASHSLVLLQQLNMQREFGFLCDCTVAIGDVYFKAHRAVLAAFSNYFKMIFIHQTSECIKIQPTDIQPDIFSYLLHIMYTGKGPKQIVDHSRLEEGIRFLHADYLSHIATEMNQVFSPETVQTSNLYGIQISTTQKPAVKQGLEIKETPPSGSGNRAAVQSDHPQLQLSLAIGLDDGSAEQQRAHPAAQALEEHQKPPVSIKQERCDPESGISQGHSSSSSEVTGPSFTENSIRVHLCHYCGERFESRSSLRQHLHTHVSGSLPFGVPASILESNDLGEVHPLGDSSEALECRRLSSFVVKENEQQQQQPPPPPEHSSRGTAEPLQISQVSLISKDTEPVELNCNFSFSRKRKISCTICGHKFLRKSQLLEHMYTHKGKSYRYNRCQRFGNSLAQRFQQYCDSWPDVPLKSSRLSQEHLDLPCALESELTQGSVDTILVE